In Nitrospirota bacterium, a genomic segment contains:
- a CDS encoding ImmA/IrrE family metallo-endopeptidase yields MKDVTQDLWIRGIPVIPLDVLPVPSFQGLAGIVEGRPVILLGHRHDEPGRLAFVVSHETGHVATGDCTPDQPVVDEDEETSDNSQMELKADQYANRVLIGSDNVHPLDSGSFKDLARRAAELERQTGANASTILFSWARRIDSPDSYQKATRAIRALYRNAGARRQLRQLFDEYVDVNAATETDRALLRCVFGEPERHEATV; encoded by the coding sequence TTGAAGGACGTCACTCAGGATCTCTGGATACGAGGGATTCCTGTAATCCCCCTTGATGTGCTCCCAGTCCCTAGTTTCCAAGGATTAGCAGGGATTGTCGAAGGCCGGCCAGTCATATTGCTTGGCCACAGGCATGACGAGCCGGGGCGACTAGCCTTTGTCGTTTCGCATGAGACTGGGCATGTGGCTACAGGTGATTGCACTCCAGATCAGCCTGTTGTGGATGAAGATGAGGAAACTTCGGACAATTCTCAGATGGAGCTTAAGGCAGATCAGTATGCGAATCGTGTTCTTATTGGTAGCGACAATGTTCACCCCCTAGATAGTGGTAGTTTCAAAGATCTCGCTCGTCGTGCTGCCGAGCTTGAACGCCAGACAGGCGCCAATGCGAGCACGATACTTTTTTCTTGGGCTCGGCGGATAGACAGCCCAGACAGCTATCAGAAGGCTACACGAGCCATAAGGGCCCTTTACCGAAATGCCGGAGCACGCAGACAGCTGAGACAATTATTTGATGAGTATGTTGATGTAAACGCTGCAACCGAGACTGACCGCGCACTGCTCCGCTGCGTTTTTGGCGAGCCAGAGCGTCATGAAGCTACTGTTTGA
- a CDS encoding beta family protein: protein MTFGPDHYVPVLKVKGGEKRALQRISPILQSRMTPLLEIVERKPPKTRSGHLDTAFTDLAETIRPYSRCFLDTREIAVEGQAGAADVFQRASDAGIVFTPVTGISRTADVGPALAHREYGLALRLTRTEFEQGDLSTRVNVFLTEHNLTPEQLDLIIDLGAVEDFIVEGIEALTGAFMAEVPDHSRWHTFTISACAFPKSMRGVDRNSHALAERGDWLAWKRHLYDEKNNIPRLPTFSDCVIQHPAGVEGFDPRIMPVSAAIRYTLENEWLLIKGESTKAIRAGEQFPALAHELVYGNFRSSFCGSDHCNGCHAMKAAADGAPSLGSAGVWRQLGTTHHLSVVTQALASLPWP from the coding sequence ATGACATTTGGGCCAGATCATTACGTGCCGGTGCTCAAAGTGAAGGGAGGAGAGAAAAGAGCTCTTCAGCGTATTTCCCCAATTCTCCAGTCACGAATGACCCCTCTTCTAGAGATTGTTGAGAGAAAACCTCCCAAAACTCGCAGCGGCCATCTTGATACGGCGTTCACCGATCTTGCAGAAACCATTCGCCCATACTCGCGGTGCTTTCTTGACACGCGTGAGATAGCCGTTGAAGGGCAGGCAGGTGCGGCCGATGTTTTTCAGCGGGCATCAGACGCCGGTATCGTATTTACTCCTGTCACAGGAATATCCCGTACGGCAGATGTGGGTCCCGCTCTTGCTCACAGAGAATATGGGCTCGCACTCCGATTAACTCGAACGGAGTTTGAGCAAGGAGATCTCTCCACACGAGTAAATGTGTTCTTGACCGAACACAATCTTACGCCAGAACAGTTAGATCTCATTATTGATCTGGGCGCAGTAGAGGACTTCATTGTTGAAGGGATCGAAGCCTTGACTGGCGCCTTCATGGCCGAAGTTCCTGATCATAGTCGATGGCACACGTTCACAATTTCGGCCTGCGCTTTCCCTAAGAGCATGAGAGGAGTCGACAGGAATTCACATGCTCTTGCTGAGCGAGGTGATTGGCTGGCATGGAAGCGGCATCTTTACGATGAGAAAAATAATATTCCTCGCCTTCCGACTTTTAGTGACTGCGTGATTCAACATCCGGCAGGTGTTGAGGGATTTGACCCTCGGATAATGCCGGTGTCTGCCGCTATTCGGTACACCTTGGAGAATGAGTGGTTGTTGATAAAGGGCGAGAGTACTAAAGCTATTCGCGCGGGCGAGCAGTTTCCTGCTCTGGCTCATGAACTTGTTTATGGGAATTTCCGGTCAAGTTTTTGCGGATCAGATCACTGCAACGGTTGTCATGCGATGAAGGCGGCGGCAGATGGAGCTCCGAGTTTGGGATCAGCTGGGGTATGGCGCCAACTGGGGACTACCCATCATCTTTCAGTGGTTACACAGGCACTCGCTTCTTTGCCCTGGCCTTGA